Genomic segment of Mercurialis annua linkage group LG6, ddMerAnnu1.2, whole genome shotgun sequence:
GTTGGGTCGATTTGgtccaaaatatttttatgtatacgatgtatatattttttttaattttaactgaatatgaatttgttaaagaaattaatatatttattaatttattacattttaactcaatcttttattttaggtaaaatatgcaatgaatataaaaaagtaataaaaataagataaatctACAAATAATGTGAAAGTTAGTTGTAATTGGTAAAGGAACTAAATCATTCTTTGAAACTCAaatttaaatgactaaaaaattaatagttatatcaattttataatgaacaaaggatcaatcgCCCCCACAACTTGGCATGacatatcaaatgagtcattatCGTTGTTTTTGGTACAAACAGATCCAAAATTTGTGTTTTTCTATCAAAAAGCCCCTCCCCAACTCCACCCATACACTCTccgtaaaaaaatgaaaaacaatctctcaatattttatttatctcttaaattaactattaatggttttaatttttaactccatctttaaatttaaaaaattcaataattaatttatttttaataaaaagtaacggatcttttaaaacttttttccCTCCTTTTTCCCTTTCcctttcttctcttcttcttcccttcttcatttttcttttttccgaCAATCGTCCGCCGCCATACGCCCACCACCGCCACCATCGCCTCCATCTCCGCCACCAGCTCTAGCGAGGAGTtgctgctcctcgcctgaggagtaGCAGATCTACACCTTGGTGCAAATTTGTCTTTTAGGCGTGGAGCAGCTCCTCGTTTtaaaggagcagatctgcttctCATGAGCATATATGTTCCTCCAACGTGGAGGAGAAAATCTGCTCCTCATTTGAGGAGCGTAGATTTCCGGTGGTttagatttaaatatttaattaaaataattaggcTAATTAGGTTTGATTAGgatttttaattgtgtttaattaaagttttaattctaaattaattagtataattagcAATCTCACTCTCTTTTGAGGTGTTTTTGTGTCAGATGGGCTTATTTGAGATACAAATGCAAGTTtttgtttgtaccaaaagcggagaaattgactcatttgatatttcgtgccaagttgagggggtgaattgatcctttgttcattttataattaggTTTAAAATCGAACGCGTACAGTTTTTCCCTGCTTTAGAGAAATTTgtgaacaataaaaattaagtgataaagtttttttttttgaaaaaataatttcacaAATTACGACAAAGCAACGGGTAAGCATGTggattttaatcaaaattataaaattaataaaccaAAGAATAAAAGTCTGAATTTAAAAGCAATTTCTAAATCTTATCCAAAATTTACTCTTTAAAGTTGTAAATTTAGCAAAATTTGCATTTGTATATAGCCAATATGCAGGCCACGGGACACTTAACGGTTAGTAAATAGCTGATGTGTCAGCCACGAGCAAGTgaaaaattagttaataattgatgTGCGAGCTACGCAATTTTGAACAGTTAGTAAATAGCCGATTTGTAAACCACGCGATTATAAAGCGCTAGTAACTAGTTGATGTGCCAGTAGTGATGAATTAGTGTATAGCAGCCGGTGTGTAGGCTATAAATTACTAAAGATTTAAAATAGTCATTATTTATACTGTAAATAGTTGATGTGCCAGTATAaacacatatataaatatttaaaatagaattcgATTTTCTATCAAGTTTAGAATTCAGTTTGTCATCAAtctcattaatttataaatggtaaaataatattgagttaCATGACAtttttaggcctaatgtcttaaaaaacctcgaccttttagccctttttcaatcataccctgacgttgaaaatttgtcaattttaccctattttgcatttttgtgtttcaattgtaccctgaaaaattaaattaacgtcttttgcgtttggaaatttgtttaaaacattctccatgtctcgcatatattgattgtatatttttaaaatttatttaaatttggttaaattaattaagaatttaaattagtgttaatttgattatggtttttagttagtttttaaaaataaaggacttatttgtacttttttgaataaaaaagaatttaatttcatgtttagacttaattaattgaatgatttcatcatttaagtaaaaaaattaacaaaaattaaaatattggggtacaattgaaaacggaaaattcaaaagtgggtaaaattgacaaattttcaacgtcggggtggaattgaaaaaaagtttaaaggtgaggggtttttgagtgattaggccgaCATTTTTATAATAGAATAACTAAACTTCGTTAAGTTTACAATATTGAAAATCTTGATTGaccaaaaccaaaatttcaCAAAGGAAGTTTAAGATACAAATTCACTCGATGTACAAAgtaaaaatttactaaattaacaGCAGTAAATAGTAATAAACACTAACCCGAACGAATTTGAGCCGAATCGATTACCCAATGCTGCCCATCCGTTTGGATTTTAAGCCCATTCATCTGAGCAAACAAATTTACTGCTCTTCTTACCCCTCTGTTATCAGCCGCAGTAAAATAATCATGCCCAAAAATTACCCCACCGGGTCGCAATATTCGGTACGCCCGGTTGATATCCGCCCAAGCCGAATTAAAATCATGACCCGCATCTATCTCAATCAGATCACCAACTATACCCCACTCACACATTTTATCCAAAGCCGACCCGCTAGAAAATGGAACGGGCAAAACCGACTCAGTGGCATTCATGTAAATAACATTTTGCATAAACTGATACAATAATAAAACGTCGCCGTTTACTGTGTTGACATACTTGAATTTGTCAAGAAACCCAGGCCACCCGCGAAAATCATCAATACAAAGAATCTGAGTCTCGAGACCGAGTCTCCGAGTCAACTCGGCCATGTGTAAAGACGAGGCGCCTAAAAAAGTGCCCACCTCAATAATCACTTTAGGCTTCACTTTTTGGATAAGGTTACTAAAAACGTCGCCGTATGACCCCCAGCCTTTGAGTCTTTTACTGTGAAGGAATGAGCTGACACGTGGAGGCGGGAAATTGAGATATGGTGACGTGGAGTTATAAATTCGGTTAAGAACCGTTTGACGGACGAGTTTTGACGGGAGCGAGTCTGCGCAGTGAGTAGTGACTCGGAAATTGTCGAGCTGAGTGTTGGAGAATTGGGTGATTGCGTTGGCCGCCGGAGGCGGTGGGAAGCGGGGGGATGGGGCGGAGAAGTAACCGAGTGCGTAGGATAAGAGCAGGAGGATAACGTACGCAGCTGGATAGAAAATcttaaattttgatttcttgTTATTGTGATACTGGTGATTGAAAGATTGTTGGTGGTCTTCTTTCATGGTTCTTGATTTCAACTGagaaaatgataattatttaattaaatttgtatttggTGTAGTTCGTTGTAGCTGGTTGTTAAAAAGATTTGTTTAAATGTAAAGTAACTAGCAAAAAtgtatactccctccgtcccatttaagaagggacatatcccatttttatttgtcccacttaagaaggccatatcgtgttttttgtgccaatttatatgaattttccttttttaaccCTTTTTCTCTTTTCATAGTTAATGATTATTAgtctatacacaaaatataacactatcataaataggggtaaaataagaaaatactaTAGTAGTTAATGGTTTcttaatatatgaaaaaaagtcatttgtcccttcttaaacgggacggagggagtagaattttatattaatggtTGCGtggttaaggttatattatgtatttaatgttttgatttaGACGTACAGACTTTAAATTAGATATTAGTACAATTTGAAGCCTTTCATTTTCTGAATTagcatatttttaatatttatgtctTATCTGTTTAATCATGCATTTCTATATTAAAGAAATAACTCATTCTCCGCGatgtgtttatttattgaaatcgTTTGTAGGTGGAATATCAATATGtatatttgtatttaatatTTGTGGCCTAAGCTAAAATGGGGTATAAATTCACAATCGTTTGTAGGTGGACTactaacatatatatatttctatttaatattttggtcTTAGCTTGAAATGGGGGGCATTAAATtcacaataaaaatattattttgtgtCAACTATAAAATTCTGATTAGAAAAATATCAGTTTCTTGCGTAGCAATATCATGAATCATGCGTAATCTTAGATCCGATTTAGATTTAAACATTTGCTTATAtaagtaaaaagaaaaagtaaaactTCAAGGTCACGATGGCTCACTCCTTTTTCCATTAGGTTTGACCTCGCATGCAACTGTTATATCCCTGGCTCTTACAGGTGTAATATTATAAGAATCTCTCGAATAGAAAATTTTCTAGATACACTCAGTTTACCACATTATtcaatgacacgtcattaaaataatggcaataccgtaatattattattcaaaattgtaaaataataataaacaaaattacgataatgctactattttaatgatgtgtcataattGATAAATTAGTTCACGAATAACGTAGTAAATTGaatctacttaaaaatctctgGAATGGAATGATATGTTTTAAGTGGCAAAAAAGATTTTAAGATCAAAATAATTCTAAAACACAACTGTGTGCATTTCCCGACCATGACCATTACAAAACGGCATACAATTAGGGGAGTACACACTTTCATTTCTTCCTTCTACAATCTACAGCTGCCTTCATCTCGCTGCTGATTTGCTTTTGATTCTTTGGGCATACCCAGAATCTTACATCTTACACCTACCTAATCTGTCAAAACTAGAAGAAAACAAGGAAACACCCAATCCTTTATGTTCAATATACTGAGAGATTACAGAACAGAATAAAATCAGTTCTGATTCAAGCAATGCCTACTATCAACAGCGAAAAAAGTATCCACGGATGCCCATCTCATTTTGCGTCCTCACCGCCATCACCGCCACCCGAGTTCCCTTGCCCGTCGGCACCTGCTTCGCTAGCATCCTGTTTGCTTCCATTTCCACCACGACCATCATTACCACCTGCAGTTGCGGACGGGCCACTGTTTCCGAGAGCAGCCTCATTATGCATGGGATGCATGCCATTGTTGGGCCCCATGGGTCTCATTCCCATTTGTCCTTGCATGGCTGCTTGGTGTAACTGCTGAGCGTCATGCATTTGATGAGGATTATTAAACTGTAGTGGCATCTTTGGTGGGAAAATACCAGACTGCTGAGCCATTGCTGCTGCAGCCGCTGCTGCCGCCTGAGGATGTTGCATGTAATATGCTCCTTGTTGCATTGCAGGATGTGGGGCCATCTGAAAGTGTAGGCACATATGAGTGAAAAGTATAAGAGACAATGAACAATCAAAACATCAACCACACACCTGAGGAGACATTGTAGTAGGTGCCTGTGGCTGTGCATCAGCAATTGCAGCTAAATACATCAAATTCTTCTGCAGCTGAGCTTGGTACCTAGatcatcaaaattttatatgGACACTGCACATATGTCAAACATGCACCGCACATGAAAATATCATCTCAAACAACAGCTAGAAAGACTGAAGCGCATAAAAAACAGGGCAAACTAAAACTTCAACCATCCAACGACCGTTTTCATTGAGACCAAACAATAAGCAGACAGTAAGCTATAAAATACTATTACAGTTACAATACCTCTCTTTTAATGACCAATTTTCAAATCACAAGTCCAAACCTCATTGTATACATATTTCACTTGACACTCAACTTACTGAAAGCTCATTCTATGATGATTGCCATCTGAATAGTTCTAAAATTGACGTGGTTGTTGGTCCACACCAATGGAAAAAGTGATTAGATGAGAATTTATGAAAGAGTAGTTCATCAATGCATGAGGCTGAGGCCTGAGAATATGAAACTCGATTCCGAAAGCCCACATCCAGATCAGTGGTAGAGCCAATAACATTATTCAATGGGGGACAAAATCTAAGTTCATTTTGGAAGTGGTAATGAAGCATAAGCTACATATTATGTATAGATTTAAAATCTGAGGGTCCAAACctaaagaatttaaaaatttataagaaaataaagacTTCTGGAAGTAAGGGGAGCACAACCACCCTTGGTTACCCTTTAGTTCCATCACTACCATGATGTTTTATCTATGCTAGTAGCCATAACTGTAATATTGCAATAACCAAAGACATGCATCATATGAGAGAGAAAAAATGTAATAACGCACCAATTGCTGTGTAGCGTGCTGATATGTAAAATTAGTAGCCAAAAACGGCATCAACAACAAATTTTGATGTGCAAGTACAACTGTAAACGTACCTGCACCACACTAATCCATATTGCCAAagtgtaacttttgaaaaaatttaactaCTGAACCAGACTCCAGAGTTTCCTTTCCACCTGATCTCCGGCTAGAATATATACGATTTACCTAAGCATTTCTACTCTAAGAACAAATTGCTACTAAAGATAGGGCAATAATTATGCAAGAGTGCCAACTCAGACCAAGAGTCATTAAAAGACCTAGTTTACAACCTAATAAAGAGACACATTAACCCAGGGTAAATTTAGCATTCCCACAGCAATAATTAACAGCAACAATGTTCTAATGCTACAATCCGTTTTTTCATTCAATTTAAACTGGTCTGATATTAGAAATTGCAAAAACTGACTTGGTTTTGTTCTGAAATGAAGTGGAGTGGCTCCGACAACTTTCCATGTTTGGGAACAGAATCACGCACAGGAATGTGGGTGAACATGCAAACAGAATCGCAGAAAATAAAACACTTACTGTGCACACTCCGCAAGTTTTCCAAGGTTTTGATTGTCCAAGATCgccaaaattaactttttattttcatcCAGATACTGCAGCAAGTGTTAATAAACATGAATCAATTATCTACATAATCAACATAAGCATTTAAATCATCCAGTCTGACAGAACACAGTGGCACTGGCAAGTTATAATTTCAACCACAGCATTTCCAAACCATTCACAATTATGCATCCCTGCATATAGTGTTCTATGCTAACGGAAAAGTAGTTAAATTAACCCAGTGGAAGAATATGTCTAATTGGAAGGTATGCTGGAAGCAGAATGCTTATTTAACAACCTTAGGCTTGTAGGAGCAGCAGTCCAAAGGAATTGTGCGATATATAGGAAGGGTTAAGAGTTATCTACAGACAGTTAACCAGAAAACAGAGAAAATCTCCTTCACAAGCCAACATGCCAGTGAAGCACAACAAAACGTGAACACTGAACAGTACAAAGGCTGCCAACTTGTCTTAAAAACATGAAGATATGGTAGATTATTTCATTATTTACAAATCCTTGTTAATAGGATACCGCGCGTCCTTGATAATTTAGGTCCCAAATTTAGGAAGATTTATCCATCACTACAAGGATGAAGCTTCCATAATCGCTAAAATACTGTATTTCATGTCAAACAAGCATATACACTATACATAATGGTTGAGTGGGGGAAATGTATATTACTAACTGCTAATTCTATCTAGTTATGCCCAACAACGTGCAGCATTTCATTAAATGTATTATCACT
This window contains:
- the LOC126688092 gene encoding GRF1-interacting factor 3, which produces MQQPPQMIPVMPSYPPANITTEQIQKYLDENKKLILAILDNQNLGKLAECAQYQAQLQKNLMYLAAIADAQPQAPTTMSPQMAPHPAMQQGAYYMQHPQAAAAAAAAMAQQSGIFPPKMPLQFNNPHQMHDAQQLHQAAMQGQMGMRPMGPNNGMHPMHNEAALGNSGPSATAGGNDGRGGNGSKQDASEAGADGQGNSGGGDGGEDAK
- the LOC126686069 gene encoding uncharacterized protein LOC126686069 isoform X1, with product MKEDHQQSFNHQYHNNKKSKFKIFYPAAYVILLLLSYALGYFSAPSPRFPPPPAANAITQFSNTQLDNFRVTTHCADSLPSKLVRQTVLNRIYNSTSPYLNFPPPRVSSFLHSKRLKGWGSYGDVFSNLIQKVKPKVIIEVGTFLGASSLHMAELTRRLGLETQILCIDDFRGWPGFLDKFKYVNTVNGDVLLLYQFMQNVIYMNATESVLPVPFSSGSALDKMCEWGIVGDLIEIDAGHDFNSAWADINRAYRILRPGGVIFGHDYFTAADNRGVRRAVNLFAQMNGLKIQTDGQHWVIDSAQIRSG
- the LOC126686069 gene encoding uncharacterized protein LOC126686069 isoform X2, which translates into the protein MKEDHQQSFNHQYHNNKKSKFKIFYPAAYVILLLLSYALGYFSAPSPRFPPPPAANAITQFSNTQLDNFRVTTHCADSLPSKLVRQTVLNRIYNSTSPYLNFPPPRVSSFLHSKRLKGWGSYGDVFSNLIQKVKPKVIIEVGTFLGASSLHMAELTRRLGLETQILCIDDFRGWPGFLDKFNGSALDKMCEWGIVGDLIEIDAGHDFNSAWADINRAYRILRPGGVIFGHDYFTAADNRGVRRAVNLFAQMNGLKIQTDGQHWVIDSAQIRSG